From a region of the Hypanus sabinus isolate sHypSab1 chromosome 2, sHypSab1.hap1, whole genome shotgun sequence genome:
- the LOC132403857 gene encoding EEF1A lysine methyltransferase 3-like — translation MSDTDDRKRWWQEKIYEFCGYTLKISMFKDSSLGVSAYVWEPGIELCQHFQNVKMNFFGKRILELGSGTGIVGVLAVLLGGDVTLTDKPDVLKQIEHNVSANIPSHSRHRANIGTLVWGTDQDNYPSDFDIIIGSDIVYSPTQFPNLIKTLQHFCNENTIIYLSSNLEFRVGAVNFHEEILPKKFNSEIIYSNNGNCIYKITKKLPIDAN, via the exons ATGAGCGACACCGAtgacagaaaacgctggtggcaAGAAAAAATATATGAATTTTGTGGATACACTTTAAAAATTTCGATGTTTAAGGATTCTTCTTTGGGCGTTTCTGCCTATGTCTGGGAGCCA GGCATTGAACTTTGTCAGCACTTTCAAAACGTGAAGATGAATTTTTTCGGGAAGAGGATACTTGAACTCGGATCCGGCACGGGAATCGTGGGGGTTTTGGCAGTACTCCTTG GCGGTGATGTCACTCTGACGGACAAACCAGATGTTTTGAAGCAAATCGAGCACAACGTCTCTGCTAACATCCCGTCACACTCCCGACACAGGGCCAACATCGGTACCTTGGTCTGGGGCACTGATCAGGACAACTATCCATCAGATTTCGATATCATCATTGGCTCCGATATCGTGTATAGTCCAACACAGTTCCCCAATCTGATAAAAACACTGCAGCATTTCTGCAACGAAAATACAATAATTTACCTGTCTTCTAACCTGGAATTTAGGGTTGGGGCTGTGAATTTTCATGAGGAGATCTTACCAAAGAAGTTCAACAGCGAAATAATTTACTCAAACAATGGGAATTGCATTTACAAAATAACTAAAAAGCTCCCAATTGATGCGAACTAA